In one Methanothermobacter sp. genomic region, the following are encoded:
- the purE gene encoding 5-(carboxyamino)imidazole ribonucleotide mutase: MKPRVMILLGSASDFRIAEKAMEIFEELRIPYDLRVASAHRTHEKVKIIVAESIKEGVEVFIGIAGLSAHLPGMISANTHRPVIGVPVDVKLGGLDALFACSQMPFPAPVATVGVDRGENAAILAAQIIGIGDPEVRERVSELRRGFYEKVRRDECQVLNSIEGSYYTPLDVELPEVQDKEKSGEEEAPMVSVIPGSYSDMKIAKKTTMFLERMGISYDLNVISPIRYPDRFERYLERMENVKLFIAISGLSAHVTGAVVALTDRPVIGVPCPLKMNGWDSLLSMINMPPGVPVGTVGIGNGGNAAILAAEMLGIYDDKIESRIKRIKSRSVKF, translated from the coding sequence ATGAAGCCCAGAGTTATGATACTCCTTGGAAGTGCATCAGATTTCAGAATAGCTGAAAAGGCCATGGAGATCTTTGAAGAACTCAGGATACCCTATGACCTCAGGGTTGCCTCAGCCCACAGGACCCATGAAAAGGTAAAGATTATAGTCGCTGAGTCCATAAAGGAGGGTGTTGAGGTCTTCATAGGTATAGCGGGACTCTCTGCCCACCTTCCCGGCATGATATCTGCTAACACACACCGCCCGGTGATAGGTGTCCCGGTTGATGTTAAACTTGGAGGACTTGACGCCCTTTTTGCATGCTCACAGATGCCCTTTCCTGCACCGGTTGCAACGGTTGGTGTTGACAGGGGAGAAAACGCCGCGATACTGGCTGCCCAAATAATAGGGATAGGTGACCCCGAGGTGAGGGAACGAGTCTCTGAACTCAGAAGGGGTTTCTATGAGAAAGTCCGCCGGGATGAGTGCCAGGTCCTAAACAGCATAGAGGGGTCATACTACACCCCCCTCGATGTTGAACTGCCAGAGGTGCAGGATAAGGAAAAATCTGGTGAAGAAGAAGCCCCCATGGTATCTGTGATCCCGGGTAGCTACTCGGACATGAAAATCGCCAAGAAGACAACAATGTTCCTTGAGCGGATGGGTATAAGCTATGACCTCAACGTCATATCACCCATAAGGTACCCTGATAGGTTCGAGAGGTACCTTGAGCGGATGGAGAATGTTAAGCTCTTCATAGCGATAAGCGGACTCTCCGCCCATGTTACAGGTGCCGTGGTCGCCCTCACTGACAGGCCTGTGATTGGTGTTCCATGCCCCCTCAAAATGAACGGCTGGGATTCACTCCTTTCCATGATTAACATGCCACCGGGTGTCCCCGTTGGAACCGTTGGAATCGGTAACGGTGGTAACGCCGCAATACTTGCGGCTGAAATGCTTGGAATATATGACGATAAAATCGAGTCCAGAATAAAGAGGATAAAAAGCCGTTCAGTCAAGTTCTGA
- a CDS encoding UbiD family decarboxylase produces the protein MREFLDRLKEEPVIIEDEVSTRFEAAGILRRHPRDVVILKNVRESDMPVISGLCNTRKKIALSLNCQVNEITQCIVHAMENPTPIRNFRGLEGYTSEDADLSRLPVLTHYQRDGGPYITAGVIFAKDPETGVRNASIHRMMVISNDRMAVRIVPRHLYTYHQRAEEMGEDLEIAVAIGMDPATLLATTTSIPIDADEMEVANTFHDGKLELVRCSGVDLEVPPAEIILEGRILCGERESEGPFVDLTDTYDVVREEPVISLERMHIKEDAMYHAILPAGFEHRLLQGLPQEPRIYRAVKNTVPTVRNVVLTEGGCCWLHAAISIKKQSQGDGKNVIMAALAAHPSLKHVVVVDDDIDVFDPEEIEYAVATRVKGDDDILIVPGARGSSLDPAALPDGTTTKVGVDATVPLAGAEKFQRVSRSE, from the coding sequence ATGAGAGAATTCCTTGATAGGCTCAAAGAAGAACCTGTGATAATTGAGGATGAGGTTTCGACACGATTTGAGGCTGCAGGTATACTGAGGAGGCATCCCAGGGATGTTGTGATACTGAAGAATGTACGGGAATCAGATATGCCGGTCATATCCGGCCTCTGCAATACCAGGAAAAAGATTGCCCTCTCCCTGAACTGCCAGGTCAATGAAATAACCCAGTGCATTGTCCATGCAATGGAAAACCCGACCCCCATCAGAAACTTTAGGGGCCTTGAGGGTTACACTTCAGAGGATGCCGACCTCTCAAGGTTACCGGTTCTAACCCACTACCAGAGGGATGGAGGCCCCTACATAACGGCAGGGGTCATATTTGCCAAGGACCCTGAAACCGGCGTCAGGAACGCCTCCATCCACAGGATGATGGTCATATCCAATGACAGGATGGCGGTCCGCATAGTTCCAAGGCACCTTTACACATACCACCAGCGGGCCGAGGAGATGGGTGAGGACCTTGAGATAGCAGTGGCCATAGGTATGGACCCCGCCACCCTCCTTGCGACAACCACATCCATACCAATAGACGCAGATGAAATGGAGGTTGCAAACACCTTCCACGACGGAAAACTGGAACTTGTAAGGTGCAGTGGAGTTGACCTGGAGGTCCCCCCTGCAGAGATAATACTGGAAGGTCGGATACTCTGCGGTGAAAGGGAAAGTGAGGGCCCCTTTGTTGACCTCACAGATACCTATGACGTTGTAAGGGAGGAACCTGTCATATCCCTTGAGAGGATGCATATAAAGGAAGATGCAATGTACCATGCGATTCTGCCGGCAGGATTTGAACACAGGTTACTTCAGGGGCTGCCCCAGGAGCCAAGGATATACAGGGCAGTTAAAAATACGGTGCCCACGGTCAGGAATGTTGTTCTAACTGAGGGGGGGTGCTGCTGGCTCCATGCGGCCATCTCAATTAAAAAGCAGAGTCAGGGGGACGGTAAAAATGTTATAATGGCGGCCCTTGCAGCCCATCCATCCCTCAAACATGTGGTGGTTGTGGACGACGACATAGACGTTTTTGACCCTGAGGAAATCGAATATGCCGTGGCAACAAGGGTGAAGGGCGATGATGACATATTGATAGTCCCTGGGGCTAGGGGCTCATCCCTGGACCCTGCAGCACTTCCCGATGGCACGACAACCAAGGTCGGTGTTGATGCAACGGTGCCCCTAGCTGGCGCAGAAAAATTCCAGAGAGTCAGCCGATCGGAGTGA
- the amrS gene encoding AmmeMemoRadiSam system radical SAM enzyme: MRKESILYEKADDRLRCLVCSRKCLIPEGGRGYCLTRENSNDKIYSLTYGEVSSEAVDPIEKKPLFHFHPGSLVYSLGSVGCNFRCRYCQNWSISQARIDGFPTKYIPPEEAVENALRSNCTSIAWTYNEPTMWLEYTVDSAERARAEGLKTVYVTNGYMSEEALNIIGPLLDAANVDLKGMSERFYRELCDARLEPVLENIIRMHEMGIHIEVTNLLIPGYNDSDDDIVALANFMVSEVGVEVPLHFTRFFPHYRMQDVPPTGVERLMRARELALEAGMKYVYVGNLPGTDAENTYCPVCGELLIKRDGYLTRTVGISDGKCRACRAAVDVVTD; this comes from the coding sequence ATGAGGAAGGAATCCATACTCTATGAGAAGGCCGATGATAGGTTAAGGTGCCTGGTGTGCAGTAGAAAGTGCTTGATACCTGAAGGGGGAAGGGGGTACTGTCTTACACGTGAAAATAGCAACGACAAAATCTATTCTCTCACCTATGGGGAGGTATCCTCAGAGGCGGTTGACCCGATAGAGAAAAAGCCACTATTCCACTTTCACCCTGGCAGCCTTGTCTACTCCCTTGGCAGTGTTGGATGTAACTTCAGGTGCAGGTACTGCCAGAACTGGAGCATATCACAGGCACGCATAGATGGCTTCCCCACAAAGTACATCCCACCGGAGGAGGCGGTTGAAAATGCCCTCAGAAGTAACTGCACCTCCATAGCCTGGACCTACAATGAGCCCACCATGTGGCTTGAATACACAGTGGACTCTGCAGAACGTGCAAGGGCAGAGGGCCTCAAAACGGTTTATGTTACAAATGGCTACATGAGTGAGGAGGCCCTTAACATTATAGGACCCCTACTGGACGCTGCGAACGTTGACCTCAAGGGAATGTCTGAGAGATTCTATCGTGAGTTATGCGATGCAAGACTGGAACCTGTCCTCGAGAACATCATAAGGATGCATGAAATGGGTATCCATATAGAGGTCACCAACCTACTCATACCCGGTTACAATGACTCTGATGATGATATAGTGGCCCTTGCGAATTTCATGGTATCTGAGGTCGGCGTCGAGGTTCCACTCCACTTCACAAGGTTCTTTCCACATTACAGGATGCAGGATGTGCCCCCAACAGGGGTGGAGAGACTGATGAGGGCCAGGGAGCTTGCCCTTGAGGCTGGTATGAAGTACGTGTACGTGGGGAACCTTCCAGGGACCGATGCTGAGAACACCTACTGTCCGGTTTGTGGAGAGCTACTTATAAAAAGGGATGGCTACCTCACAAGAACAGTGGGTATCAGTGATGGTAAGTGCAGAGCCTGCAGAGCCGCTGTTGACGTTGTAACAGATTAG